From Vicia villosa cultivar HV-30 ecotype Madison, WI unplaced genomic scaffold, Vvil1.0 ctg.005968F_1_1, whole genome shotgun sequence, a single genomic window includes:
- the LOC131642866 gene encoding uncharacterized protein LOC131642866 yields the protein MGSKQKATSCQRTSEGYAHAGIVRFKCGRAGHKSNVCTAEAKRLGLVLSSMNGEMIVDTLAKGLVTTSLVCLKCPLSIFDRDFIVDFVCLPLRGLDVILGINWLEYNHVHINYYDKSVRFSTPEEEHVELLSARQLRLLIKEEVQVFALVALLSIENQAIIDEL from the exons atgggcag taagcAGAAAGCTACTAGTTGCCAGAGAACTAGTGAGGGATATGCTCATGCTGGTATTGTGCGCTTCAAGTGTGGTAGAGCTGGTCATAAGAGTAATGTGTGTACTGCTGAAGCCAAGAG attgggtcttgtgttgtcttCTATGAATGGAGAGATGATCGTCGATACTCTAGCTAAGGGATTGGTGactacttctcttgtgtgtttaAAGTGCCCCTTGTCGATTTTCGACAGAGACTTTATTGTCGATTTTGTTTGCTTGCCGTTGAGAGGATTGGACGTGATCTTAGGTATAAATTGGTTAGAGTATAACCATGTTCATATTAATTATTATGATAAGTCGGTGAGGTTCTCTACTCCTGAAGAAGAACATGTTGAATTGTTGTCTGCTAGACAATTGCGCCTGTTAATAAAAGAAGAAGTGCAAGTGTTCGCATTGGTGGCATTGTTGTCTATTGAGAATCAAGCTATAATTGATGAGTTGTAA